From Daucus carota subsp. sativus chromosome 6, DH1 v3.0, whole genome shotgun sequence, the proteins below share one genomic window:
- the LOC108225555 gene encoding uncharacterized protein LOC108225555 isoform X1, whose translation MVLPDNEIDQSDDDHSYEFIDSDDLHTDKSDHSESSFEFIGSEEMNSLKDIEEPNFAGITCEGNASDILDSETADASNNDEEQLDDMDRFSYKSTDSELNFSDECTYMEVASPISDLDDKLRRFKRRALTYEITDISGVFTVPTNLMLRGNIEIKDIAKEFILPFLPAKALVRFKAVSKEWDNRISHPFLAHLQSYCFEEMSGFFCQNGFQHFFVTLDQAAYGIPNSTLSFLPSNFKIKSSCKGLLLCQRVPDEDEENEYCVCNPATREFHVLPQSTYYHGPEPNLILAFEPSSMNFGENYKVICAFDMHDGFKMLCFDIYNSETKSWTCCSDLVCPEFEVASLEDNGLYRNGVAYWATTLGYLLALDIKNSFYQVQPICSERLKAEGILTLLDGELSYIQAYVEPSYLESGTCCDDTDDVKNTCIIEIFGGVTMRLRRRVTVKLDMKIYDTQSFKVLFAPKRDFFIFNIENVLYSCNVEEKKFEVIRSRSRGISSSTTYTPYVNSLVSLA comes from the exons ATGGTGTTGCCGGACAATGAGATTGatcaaagtgatgatgatcaCTCCTATGAGTTTATTGACTCAGATGATTTACATACG GACAAAAGTGATCATAGTGAGAGTTCCTTCGAATTTATTGGTTCTGAAGAAATGAACTCCTTGAAAGATATTGAGGAACCAAATTTTGCTGGAATTacatgtgagggaaatgcatcTGATATTCTAGATTCAGAGACTGCTGATGCTTCCAACAAT GATGAAGAGCAGTTAGACGACATGGATAGGTTCTCATATAAATCAACCGACTCTGAGCTCAATTTTTCTGATGAATGCACATATATGGAGGTTGCATCACCCATCAGTGATCTGGATGATAAG CTTCGAAGGTTCAAGCGTAGAGCTCTTACATATGAGATAACTGATATCAGTGGAGTCTTTACGGTGCCCACAAATTTGATGCTGCGAGGGAATATTGAAATTAAAGATATAGCTAAGGAATTTATTCTCCCATTCCTTCCTGCGAAAGCCCTTGTGAGATTCAAGGCCGTTTCCAAAGAATGGGACAACAGAATATCACATCCATTCCTAGCCCATCTGCAAAGCTACTGCTTTGAAGAGATGTCTGGGTTCTTCTGTCAGAATGGTTTCCAACATTTCTTTGTGACCCTTGATCAGGCCGCGTATGGGATTCCaaattcaactttgtcatttcTTCCTTCGAATTTTAAGATCAAAAGTTCCTGCAAGGGGTTGCTACTCTGTCAAAGAGTCCCTGATGAAGACGAAGAGAATGAATACTGCGTGTGTAATCCTGCTACCAGGGAATTCCATGTGCTTCCTCAGTCTACTTACTATCATGGTCCAGAACCAAATTTGATACTTGCATTCGAGCCGTCTTCGATGAACTTTGGGGAAAATTACAAGGTGATATGTGCCTTTGACATGCATGATGGTTTTAAGATGCTTTGCTTTGACATTTACAACTCAGAGACAAAGTCTTGGACCTGCTGCTCCGATCTTGTCTGCCCTGAGTTTGAGGTAGCCAGTTTGGAAGATAATGGTCTATACAGGAATGGAGTGGCATATTGGGCTACCACATTAGGCTATCTTCTTGCTTTGGATATCAAGAACAGTTTCTATCAAGTTCAGCCTATATGTTCAGAAAGGTTGAAAGCTGAAGGTATCTTAACATTGCTAGATGGGGAGCTATCTTACATTCAGGCCTATGTTGAGCCTTCTTACCTTGAGAGTGGTACTTGCTGTGATGACACAGATGATGTGAAAAATACATGCATAATCGAGATATTTGGGGGTGTTACTATGCGCTTAAGACGTCGTGTTACTGTTAAACTCGATATGAAGATTTATGATACCCAGTCCTTCAAGGTGTTGTTTGCTCCTAAGAGGGATTTCTTTATTTTCAACATTGAAAATGTCCTATATTCCTGTAATGttgaggaaaaaaaatttgaagtgaTCAGAAGCAGAAGCAGAGGAATCAGCTCGAGCACGACATACACTCCGTATGTGAACAGCCTTGTGTCTCTGGCGTGA
- the LOC108225555 gene encoding uncharacterized protein LOC108225555 isoform X2 produces the protein MVLPDNEIDQSDDDHSYEFIDSDDLHTDKSDHSESSFEFIGSEEMNSLKDIEEPNFAGITCEGNASDILDSETADASNNLDDMDRFSYKSTDSELNFSDECTYMEVASPISDLDDKLRRFKRRALTYEITDISGVFTVPTNLMLRGNIEIKDIAKEFILPFLPAKALVRFKAVSKEWDNRISHPFLAHLQSYCFEEMSGFFCQNGFQHFFVTLDQAAYGIPNSTLSFLPSNFKIKSSCKGLLLCQRVPDEDEENEYCVCNPATREFHVLPQSTYYHGPEPNLILAFEPSSMNFGENYKVICAFDMHDGFKMLCFDIYNSETKSWTCCSDLVCPEFEVASLEDNGLYRNGVAYWATTLGYLLALDIKNSFYQVQPICSERLKAEGILTLLDGELSYIQAYVEPSYLESGTCCDDTDDVKNTCIIEIFGGVTMRLRRRVTVKLDMKIYDTQSFKVLFAPKRDFFIFNIENVLYSCNVEEKKFEVIRSRSRGISSSTTYTPYVNSLVSLA, from the exons ATGGTGTTGCCGGACAATGAGATTGatcaaagtgatgatgatcaCTCCTATGAGTTTATTGACTCAGATGATTTACATACG GACAAAAGTGATCATAGTGAGAGTTCCTTCGAATTTATTGGTTCTGAAGAAATGAACTCCTTGAAAGATATTGAGGAACCAAATTTTGCTGGAATTacatgtgagggaaatgcatcTGATATTCTAGATTCAGAGACTGCTGATGCTTCCAACAAT TTAGACGACATGGATAGGTTCTCATATAAATCAACCGACTCTGAGCTCAATTTTTCTGATGAATGCACATATATGGAGGTTGCATCACCCATCAGTGATCTGGATGATAAG CTTCGAAGGTTCAAGCGTAGAGCTCTTACATATGAGATAACTGATATCAGTGGAGTCTTTACGGTGCCCACAAATTTGATGCTGCGAGGGAATATTGAAATTAAAGATATAGCTAAGGAATTTATTCTCCCATTCCTTCCTGCGAAAGCCCTTGTGAGATTCAAGGCCGTTTCCAAAGAATGGGACAACAGAATATCACATCCATTCCTAGCCCATCTGCAAAGCTACTGCTTTGAAGAGATGTCTGGGTTCTTCTGTCAGAATGGTTTCCAACATTTCTTTGTGACCCTTGATCAGGCCGCGTATGGGATTCCaaattcaactttgtcatttcTTCCTTCGAATTTTAAGATCAAAAGTTCCTGCAAGGGGTTGCTACTCTGTCAAAGAGTCCCTGATGAAGACGAAGAGAATGAATACTGCGTGTGTAATCCTGCTACCAGGGAATTCCATGTGCTTCCTCAGTCTACTTACTATCATGGTCCAGAACCAAATTTGATACTTGCATTCGAGCCGTCTTCGATGAACTTTGGGGAAAATTACAAGGTGATATGTGCCTTTGACATGCATGATGGTTTTAAGATGCTTTGCTTTGACATTTACAACTCAGAGACAAAGTCTTGGACCTGCTGCTCCGATCTTGTCTGCCCTGAGTTTGAGGTAGCCAGTTTGGAAGATAATGGTCTATACAGGAATGGAGTGGCATATTGGGCTACCACATTAGGCTATCTTCTTGCTTTGGATATCAAGAACAGTTTCTATCAAGTTCAGCCTATATGTTCAGAAAGGTTGAAAGCTGAAGGTATCTTAACATTGCTAGATGGGGAGCTATCTTACATTCAGGCCTATGTTGAGCCTTCTTACCTTGAGAGTGGTACTTGCTGTGATGACACAGATGATGTGAAAAATACATGCATAATCGAGATATTTGGGGGTGTTACTATGCGCTTAAGACGTCGTGTTACTGTTAAACTCGATATGAAGATTTATGATACCCAGTCCTTCAAGGTGTTGTTTGCTCCTAAGAGGGATTTCTTTATTTTCAACATTGAAAATGTCCTATATTCCTGTAATGttgaggaaaaaaaatttgaagtgaTCAGAAGCAGAAGCAGAGGAATCAGCTCGAGCACGACATACACTCCGTATGTGAACAGCCTTGTGTCTCTGGCGTGA